In one Solanum dulcamara chromosome 1, daSolDulc1.2, whole genome shotgun sequence genomic region, the following are encoded:
- the LOC129884738 gene encoding receptor-like protein Cf-9 produces MLNMGSGQFSFLLFLCFCQLSFSSSIPHLCRKDQSSALLNFKKTLTVDPSLFRCNFYHDLSSWNMSRDCCSWGGVVCNKMTGHVIELDLGCSGLVGKIDSNSSLFHLSHLQRLDLSSNNFSNSHVSPEFGRFPCLMHLDLSNSNFSGQIPSEISHLSKLQSLRLSPSLDIPLTFAAHDFKLLLQNLTQLREIDLSLINISSTIPPIFSSHLTTLRLRYTGLYGLIPESIFHLPNLETLDLSYNYELSGYFSKTQWNSTASLIDLDLSGIIFSDNLLESIGYLTSLHSLSLRNCNLRGPIPESLMNLTRIKYLDLQNNSLNGTIPSWIFSLPSLSRLVLSYNHFSGQSDDFNSNSLILIDLSNNQLQGHLPKSIQNHVNLTYLDLSFNNFSGHVDVSFFSDLRQLSFLSLSYNSISFTNEKEVKSTLSESLGILQLAACEVKELEFLRSAKQLLDLDLSNNKIQGRIPDWAWSNWMFVLQRLNLSHNMLTSVDSIPLQSLYSIDLRSNMLQGSLPIPPNSTYYFFISHNNLTQEIPSSICNLTSLVMLDLARNNLMGAIPQCLGNISTLQVLDMHHNSLSGTLPTIFSNGSSLSSLNLHSNKLEGKIPRSLANCKELQVLDLGHNLLNDTFPMWLGTLPDLQVLSLRSNKLHGSIQPSKIESMFPKLRIIDLSYNDFSGNLPSSLFQHLKAMRTIDPSKKAPSNGYYQDSVIVVTKGLELEVERILFLYTTIDLSKNKFKGHIPGVIGDLIALRMMNFSHNRLQGHIPSSIGNLSVVESLDLSFNQLSGEIPEQLALLTSLEVLKLSHNHLEGCIPKGPQFDTFENNSYEGNDGLRGFPVSEGCGSSRMPETNDTTHVLDEESSSTFLSEFRNGILMGYGSGLIIGFSIAYFMLSSRNSNWLSRISEELEYRIAMRRRKKQRGHHRR; encoded by the coding sequence ATGCTAAACATGGGGTCTGGCCAATTCTCATTTCTGCTCTTTCTTTGTTTCTGTCagctttctttttcttcatccATACCTCATCTGTGCCGCAAAGATCAAAGCTCCGCTCTtctaaatttcaagaaaacGCTTACAGTAGATCCCTCGCTATTTCGGTGTAATTTCTACCACGATCTGAGTTCATGGAATATGAGCAGAGATTGTTGTTCATGGGGTGGAGTCGTATGCAATAAGATGACTGGCCATGTCATTGAACTTGACCTCGGCTGCAGCGGTCTTGTAGGGAAGATTGATTCTAATAGCAGCCTATTCCACCTCTCGCATCTCCAAAGGCTTGATCTTTCTTCCAATAACTTCTCTAATTCTCACGTCTCCCCTGAATTCGGCAGGTTTCCGTGCTTGATGCATCTTGATCTTTCCAACTCTAATTTCTCAGGTCAAATTCCTTCTGAAATCTCTCATCTTTCCAAGTTACAGTCTCTTCGCCTCTCCCCATCATTAGATATTCCTCTAACATTTGCAGCCCATGATTTTAAATTGCTCCTTCAGAATTTGACCCAATTAAGAGAGATTGATCTTAGTCTCATAAACATCTCTTCCACCATTCCTCCgattttttcttctcatttaaCAACTCTGAGGCTGAGATATACAGGATTGTATGGGCTAATACCTGAGAGTATATTTCACCTTCCCAACCTGGAAACACTCGACTTAAGTTACAATTATGAGCTCAGTGGTTATTTTTCAAAGACCCAATGGAACagcactgcatctctcatagatTTAGATCTCAGTGGCATAATTTTTTCTGATAATTTGCTTGAATCTATTGGCTATCTAACTTCACTGCATTCTTTGTCTCTTCGAAATTGCAATCTTAGAGGGCCTATTCCTGAATCTCTTATGAATCTCACCCGCATAAAGTATTTGGACCTTCAAAATAACTCCCTGAATGGAACAATACCCTCATGGATATTCTCCCTTCCATCACTAAGTCGTTTAGTCTTGAGTTATAACCACTTTTCTGGTCAGTCTGACGATTTCAATTCGAATTCACTAATACTGATTGATTTAAGCAATAATCAGCTGCAAGGCCATCTTCCCAAGTCAATTCAAAACCATGTGAACCTTACATATCTTGATCTttctttcaataattttagtggCCATGTGGATGTCAGCTTCTTTTCAGACCTCAGACAGCTTTCGTTTCTTAGTCTTTCATACAATAGTATCTCATTCACTAATGAAAAGGAAGTTAAATCTACTTTGTCCGAATCTCTTGGGATCTTACAATTGGCCGCATGTGAAGTGAAAGAATTGGAGTTTCTAAGATCCGCAAAGCAGCTTCTTGACTTGGATCTTTCAAATAATAAGATTCAAGGAAGAATTCCTGATTGGGCATGGTCTAACTGGATGTTTGTATTGCAACGTCTTAATTTATCCCACAATATGCTGACGAGTGTGGATTCAATTCCTCTTCAATCTCTATATAGTATTGATTTACGGTCCAATATGCTTCAAGGTTCACTACCTATTCCACCAAATTCCACATATTACTTCTTCATATCCCATAATAATCTCACTCAAGAAATTCCTTCATCTATTTGCAATTTGACATCACTGGTAATGCTAGATTTGGCGAGAAACAATTTGATGGGAGCAATTCCGCAATGTCTGGGTAATATCAGTACCCTCCAGGTTCTGGATATGCACCACAACAGTCTTTCAGGGACTCTTCCAACAATTTTCAGCAATGGAAGTTCACTGAGTAGCCTCAACTTGCATAGCAATAAACTAGAGGGGAAAATTCCTCGATCTTTGGCCAATTGCAAAGAGTTGCAGGTTCTTGATTTAGGACATAATCTTCTCAATGACACATTTCCCATGTGGTTGGGAACTCTGCCAGATCTGCAAGTTCTAAGCTTGAGATCCAATAAATTGCATGGGTCTATTCAACCTTCAAAGATTGAAAGTATGTTTCCTAAGCTTCGAATTATAGATCTCTCTTACAATGACTTCTCCGGAAACCTACCAAGTAGTTTGTTTCAACATCTGAAAGCCATGAGGACAATTGATCCATCCAAGAAGGCACCAAGTAATGGTTATTACCAAGACTCGGTTATTGTGGTGACAAAGGGATTGGAGCTTGAAGTTGAGAGAATCTTGTTTTTGTACACCACTATCGATCTTTCAAAAAACAAATTCAAAGGACATATTCCTGGTGTTATAGGAGATCTCATCGCGCTTCGGATGATGAATTTTTCTCATAACAGATTACAAGGTCATATTCCATCATCAATTGGAAATTTATCTGTAGTCGAATCATTGGACCTTTCATTTAACCAACTTTCGGGAGAGATACCAGAACAACTTGCTTTGCTTACATCTCTTGAGGTCTTAAAGCTCTCCCACAATCATCTTGAAGGATGCATCCCTAAAGGACCTCAATTCGATACATTTGagaacaattcatatgaaggtAACGATGGATTACGTGGATTCCCTGTTTCGGAAGGTTGTGGAAGTAGCAGGATGCCAGAGACAAACGACACAACACATGTGCTGGATGAAGAAAGCAGTTCTACATTTCTAAGTGAATTTAGGAATGGAATTCTTATGGGGTATGGGAGTGGACTTATTATTGGATTCTCCATAGCATATTTCATGCTTTCGAGTCGAAATTCCAATTGGCTTTCTAGGATATCTGAAGAACTCGAATACAGAATCGCTATGAGAAGGCGAAAGAAGCAGCGAGGCCATCACAGAAGATGA